The window ATTGGCTTAGATCAAGTATTGGATCGGATGATCCGTTACATGCCGGATGCAACTAAAAAAGTGATGACCGCAACTGATGCGGAAACCGGCGAACAATGTGTTGTACATGTAGATAAACCATTAACTGCATTCGTATTTAAAACATTGTTAGACCCATTCGCAGGCAAACAAAGCTTTGTACGTATCTTCTCTGGTGAACTGAAAGAAGGCGATCGCCTTTATGATGTAAACCAAGGTGTAGAAGAAAAATGGGGCAAGATGGTTACCCTTATCGGGAAGCAACAAATCCCTGTATCTGCTGCTAAAGCTGGCGATATCGTAGTGATACCGAAATTGGCCAATGCTAAGACCGGCGATACATTAACGGCTCCTGACTTTAAAGTGACATACGATGCTATTCGTTTCCCTCAACCTCTATACACTGTGGCTATGGAGCCAGTGAAAAAAGGTGAGGAGGAAAAATTAGCTAGTGCTGTTCTTAAAGTGGCGGAAGAAGATCCTACTTGCGTAGTAGTGAAAAATGCTGAAGCTCGCCAATTACAAATCGATTGTATGGGTGAAGTACATCTCGAGCATATCCTCAACAAAATGGACCGTAAATACGGCGTACAAGCTAAACTTGTGGCTCCATATATTCCATACCGCGAAACCATTAAAGGCTCTGCTGAAACCGAGTCTAAGTATAAGAAACAAAGTGGCGGTCATGGTCAATATGGTCACGTTAAGATTCAAGTGGATCCATTATATGATGGTAGCGAATTTGCATTCGTAGACAAAATTTTTGGTGGTGCTGTACCTAAACAATACATACCAGCAGTGGAAAAGGGTGCCAAAGAAACCCTAGATAAAGGCCTAATTGCAGGATATCCTATGATTGGCGTGCAAGTGACACTCTTGGATGGATCTTACCACAGTGTAGACTCCTCAGAGTTAGCATTTAAAGTAGCTACGTCACAGGCTATCAAGGATGTGATTCCTAAGGCGAAACCAGTCCTATTAGAACCAATCTATGAAGTCAACGTGTTTGCACCAGATGCTTTCATGGGCGACATCATGGGTGATTTGAATAGCCGTCGAGGTCGTGTATTAGGCATGGAACAAAGTGAAAGAACAGGTATTTCCGTTGTTAAAGCACAAGTACCATTGGCTGAAATGTCCGATTATGTGACTGCATTGCGCTCCATTACACAAGGACAAGGCGTATTTAACCGTCAGTTCTATACCTATGAAGAGGTTCCCCATAAGCAAGCGGAAGAAATTATCGCTGCTCATAAAACCCAAGAATAAGGTAATGGCCACATGCTGTATCTAATACAGTTTGAATCATTACAACTGAATAGACAATTGCATAATGTAACAATTTAATACTGTAACAATTTCATAGTGTAATAATTGACGAAAGTCATAAATTTGAATAGTATTTTACTGAGGCCCTCCATATATGTAGCGTATGGAGGGCTTTTACATAAGAGAATAGCTAGTTCTTTATGTATATATGT of the Veillonella parvula genome contains:
- the fusA gene encoding elongation factor G, producing the protein MKEYSSDKIRNVAVVSHDGAGKTALVESLLLTSGAVDFVGKGQDNKHIMDFEPEEIKRNVTIQLGMAPCEWHDHKVNFIDTPGYNEFHGEVRAALRACDGMLMVLSSTSGVETDTVRAWDYAVELQMPRMAFINKMDVDGADFFGTIERMRELFGKGIMPLQIPIGEGADFEGVVDVAKMTAFTYKDGQPTEVAVPAHLIEKAQEIREMTVEAAAEGSDELLEKYLEGEELSLEEIRQGLREGMISGRVCPIMCGSATSRIGLDQVLDRMIRYMPDATKKVMTATDAETGEQCVVHVDKPLTAFVFKTLLDPFAGKQSFVRIFSGELKEGDRLYDVNQGVEEKWGKMVTLIGKQQIPVSAAKAGDIVVIPKLANAKTGDTLTAPDFKVTYDAIRFPQPLYTVAMEPVKKGEEEKLASAVLKVAEEDPTCVVVKNAEARQLQIDCMGEVHLEHILNKMDRKYGVQAKLVAPYIPYRETIKGSAETESKYKKQSGGHGQYGHVKIQVDPLYDGSEFAFVDKIFGGAVPKQYIPAVEKGAKETLDKGLIAGYPMIGVQVTLLDGSYHSVDSSELAFKVATSQAIKDVIPKAKPVLLEPIYEVNVFAPDAFMGDIMGDLNSRRGRVLGMEQSERTGISVVKAQVPLAEMSDYVTALRSITQGQGVFNRQFYTYEEVPHKQAEEIIAAHKTQE